Proteins from a single region of Haloarchaeobius amylolyticus:
- a CDS encoding methyl-accepting chemotaxis protein, translating into MGALSRLLPGRLRSSYAAKFFVALLLVTVVSGSIAAYVYVNAGDALQEETEEELTTTAALQSSQLDEWFGSMTSKTRSVGATVATVSNRDDAYGRIQDELRGTIQRNPHVTAAFLVEEDDGDVILKQGGRRAMQNESTLKQPVTSRVTQLTGDDSQEIEISDAFLFDEGSQGAGGAPHVLFVTEVQGKENQAVVLVANMQTLGQDMLQNPEGGQTVVTNDQQEVVMSTEEGTALLGVDGMSLPGEEKGFASSMEDGNTSMAVSYAAANEMPWTVSARVPTSEAYALQQAISNQMLVLVGVVVASMGLIGLTLGRNTILSVRMLSNSARELQSGNLDADVPTDRADEIGDLGRAFDEMRASLKTRIEEVEVARNEAEQARRESERLSNHLERKADEYQETMASVAEGDLTQRLDPQSESRAMHAVAASCNEMLDEFETAVGETKAFAAEVRAASETAADSATEVRAASEQVTESVQEISVGADRQHDNLASVNSEMESLSTTTEEIAATTNDVADVAERTAQAGRAGQDAAQAAIAGMAEIQDESEAAVDAMDTLEAEMAEIDELVEFISDVAKQTNMLALNANIEASRGSGGGDGDGFAVVAKQVKELATDTKEAAEDVEERLERIRAETDRTATEVRRTKQKVAANADSVREAAAALEQIAENADRTNDGVQEISAASQQQAASTEEVVAMVEEATAISQQTSAEAETVAAAAEEQTANLTDVSSRVEQLASRARALSETVDTFEVAESEKAVDTDVAELEVVEATGGTGQQAQDGAEPTSDDEGGDEWADRFQPADFE; encoded by the coding sequence ATGGGAGCACTATCACGACTGCTGCCGGGGCGACTCAGGAGCAGCTACGCCGCGAAGTTCTTCGTGGCGCTGTTGCTGGTCACGGTGGTCTCGGGGTCCATCGCCGCGTACGTGTACGTCAACGCGGGCGATGCGCTACAGGAGGAGACGGAGGAGGAGCTGACGACGACCGCGGCGTTACAGAGCAGCCAGCTCGACGAGTGGTTCGGGTCGATGACCAGCAAGACGCGGTCGGTCGGGGCGACCGTCGCGACGGTGAGCAACCGCGACGACGCCTACGGCCGCATCCAGGACGAGTTGCGCGGGACCATCCAGCGTAACCCGCACGTCACCGCGGCGTTCCTCGTCGAGGAGGACGACGGTGACGTCATCCTGAAGCAGGGTGGCCGCCGCGCGATGCAGAACGAGTCGACGCTCAAACAGCCCGTCACGAGTCGGGTCACGCAGTTGACGGGGGACGACTCACAGGAGATCGAGATCTCGGACGCCTTCCTCTTCGACGAGGGCAGCCAGGGTGCGGGTGGGGCTCCGCACGTCCTCTTCGTCACGGAGGTCCAGGGCAAGGAGAACCAGGCCGTCGTGCTGGTCGCGAACATGCAGACGCTCGGGCAGGACATGCTCCAGAACCCCGAGGGTGGGCAGACGGTCGTCACGAACGACCAGCAGGAGGTTGTGATGTCCACCGAGGAGGGGACGGCCCTCCTCGGGGTTGACGGGATGAGCCTGCCGGGCGAGGAGAAGGGCTTCGCGTCCAGTATGGAGGACGGGAACACGTCGATGGCCGTGAGTTACGCGGCCGCGAACGAGATGCCGTGGACGGTGTCGGCGCGCGTCCCGACCAGCGAGGCGTACGCCCTCCAGCAGGCCATCTCGAACCAGATGCTCGTGCTGGTCGGGGTCGTCGTCGCCAGCATGGGCCTCATCGGGCTGACGCTGGGGCGCAACACCATCCTCTCGGTCCGGATGCTGTCGAACTCGGCACGCGAGCTCCAGTCGGGGAACCTGGACGCCGACGTGCCGACCGACCGCGCCGACGAGATCGGAGACCTCGGACGGGCGTTCGATGAGATGCGCGCGTCGCTGAAGACCCGTATCGAGGAGGTCGAGGTGGCCCGGAACGAGGCCGAGCAGGCCCGCCGCGAGTCCGAGCGTCTGAGCAACCACCTGGAACGCAAGGCCGACGAGTACCAGGAGACGATGGCGAGCGTGGCCGAGGGTGACCTCACGCAGCGCCTGGACCCGCAGAGCGAGTCCCGCGCGATGCACGCGGTCGCCGCCTCGTGCAACGAGATGCTGGACGAGTTCGAGACGGCCGTCGGCGAGACGAAGGCGTTCGCCGCGGAGGTCCGGGCCGCCAGCGAGACCGCGGCCGACTCCGCGACCGAGGTGCGGGCCGCCAGCGAACAGGTGACCGAGTCCGTCCAGGAGATCTCGGTGGGGGCGGACCGCCAGCACGACAACCTCGCCTCGGTCAACAGCGAGATGGAGAGCCTCTCGACCACGACCGAGGAGATCGCCGCGACGACCAACGACGTGGCCGACGTGGCCGAGCGCACCGCACAGGCCGGCCGGGCCGGGCAGGATGCCGCCCAGGCCGCCATCGCGGGGATGGCCGAGATACAGGACGAATCCGAGGCGGCGGTCGACGCGATGGACACCCTCGAAGCGGAGATGGCCGAGATCGACGAACTGGTCGAGTTCATCTCCGACGTGGCCAAGCAGACGAACATGCTCGCGCTGAACGCCAACATCGAGGCGTCGCGCGGGAGCGGCGGTGGCGACGGCGACGGCTTCGCCGTGGTCGCGAAGCAGGTCAAGGAACTCGCGACCGACACGAAGGAGGCGGCCGAGGACGTCGAGGAGCGCCTCGAACGCATCCGGGCCGAGACCGACCGGACCGCGACCGAGGTCCGCCGGACGAAGCAGAAGGTCGCCGCGAATGCCGACAGCGTCCGCGAGGCTGCGGCGGCGCTCGAACAGATCGCCGAGAACGCCGACCGGACGAACGACGGGGTACAGGAGATCTCCGCGGCGAGCCAGCAGCAGGCCGCCTCGACCGAGGAGGTCGTCGCGATGGTGGAGGAGGCGACCGCCATCTCCCAGCAGACCAGTGCCGAGGCCGAGACGGTGGCCGCGGCCGCCGAGGAGCAGACCGCGAACCTGACGGACGTCTCCTCGCGCGTCGAACAGCTCGCCTCGCGGGCCCGCGCACTCTCCGAGACGGTCGACACCTTCGAGGTCGCCGAGTCCGAGAAAGCGGTCGACACGGACGTCGCCGAGCTCGAGGTCGTCGAGGCGACCGGCGGGACGGGACAGCAGGCACAGGACGGGGCGGAACCGACCAGCGACGACGAGGGCGGCGACGAGTGGGCGGACCGCTTCCAGCCGGCCGACTTCGAGTAG
- a CDS encoding O-methyltransferase — MDIPSDDIARFVAATAPEPDDLAREMDYYAEAEGFPHVGPEVGGLLRMLARMVDARRVFEFGSGFGYSAYWWAQALPDDGQVVLTEFDADELDQAREFLTRGGVDHLASYEHGDALDAIERYDGPFDCVLVDHQKHRYREAFEAVRPKLAPGAVVVADNAMTAGPIEFDKLLEMVADEESDPDDVNEHTQGIYDYLHAVRNDDDFETVVLPVGEGIAVSYYLG; from the coding sequence ATGGACATCCCGTCGGACGACATCGCCCGATTCGTCGCCGCCACCGCCCCGGAACCGGACGACCTCGCCCGTGAGATGGACTACTACGCCGAGGCGGAGGGGTTCCCCCACGTCGGCCCGGAGGTCGGCGGCCTGCTCCGGATGCTCGCCCGGATGGTCGACGCCAGGCGGGTCTTCGAGTTCGGCTCCGGCTTCGGCTACTCGGCGTACTGGTGGGCGCAGGCACTCCCGGACGACGGGCAGGTCGTGCTAACCGAGTTCGACGCGGACGAACTCGACCAGGCCCGCGAGTTCCTCACCCGCGGGGGCGTCGACCACCTCGCCAGTTACGAACACGGCGACGCCCTCGACGCCATCGAGCGCTACGACGGCCCCTTCGACTGCGTGCTCGTCGACCACCAGAAACACCGCTACCGGGAGGCGTTCGAGGCCGTGCGACCGAAGCTCGCCCCCGGCGCCGTCGTCGTCGCGGACAACGCGATGACCGCCGGCCCCATCGAGTTCGACAAACTGCTCGAGATGGTCGCGGACGAGGAGTCCGACCCGGACGACGTCAACGAGCACACCCAGGGCATCTACGACTACCTCCATGCCGTCAGGAACGACGACGACTTCGAGACGGTGGTCCTGCCGGTCGGGGAGGGCATCGCTGTGAGTTACTACCTGGGCTGA
- the solA gene encoding N-methyl-L-tryptophan oxidase, producing the protein MTEQYDVIVVGVGGMGSAACAHLASRGVDVLGIERFDVPHAKGSSHGSTRIIRKAYHEHPDYVPLVERAYENWRELEAETGRDLLHVTGSVCAAPADGDLVANARQACEEHDLPYDSMTGAELNQRFPGYGVPDDYDALYQPDGGFLDCEQSVIAHVERAQSEGGTVHAREQVTDWSAGEDGVRVETDRGEYAADSLVLAAGAWAGDLLPELDGTAVPERQVLGWFQPPEPADFTPETFPVFVTESDDGAEYYGFPRYDRPGMKVGVYRHLHEDVDPDDVAAPTRRDEQALRAVLTEHFPAADGPTMGLSTCMFTNTPDMDFVVDTLPDRPDVVVAAGFSGHGFKFSSAIGEALADLALHGETDLPVDGFAIDRPAL; encoded by the coding sequence ATGACCGAACAGTACGACGTCATCGTCGTCGGCGTCGGCGGGATGGGGAGCGCGGCCTGTGCCCACCTCGCCTCGCGCGGCGTCGACGTGCTGGGCATCGAACGCTTCGACGTGCCACACGCGAAGGGCTCCTCGCACGGCTCGACCCGCATCATCCGGAAGGCGTACCACGAGCACCCCGACTACGTTCCCCTGGTCGAGCGCGCCTACGAGAACTGGCGGGAGCTCGAGGCCGAGACGGGTCGGGACCTGCTCCACGTCACGGGGTCGGTCTGTGCCGCCCCGGCCGACGGCGACCTCGTGGCGAACGCCCGGCAGGCCTGCGAGGAACACGACCTCCCCTACGACTCCATGACCGGCGCGGAACTGAACCAGCGATTCCCGGGCTACGGCGTCCCCGACGACTACGACGCGCTCTACCAGCCCGACGGGGGGTTCCTCGACTGTGAGCAATCCGTCATCGCCCACGTCGAGCGCGCCCAGTCGGAAGGAGGGACGGTTCACGCCCGCGAGCAGGTCACCGACTGGAGCGCCGGGGAGGACGGCGTCCGGGTCGAGACCGACCGCGGGGAGTACGCGGCCGACTCGCTCGTGCTCGCCGCCGGCGCATGGGCGGGCGACCTCCTGCCGGAGTTGGACGGGACCGCGGTCCCCGAGCGACAGGTGCTGGGCTGGTTCCAGCCGCCCGAGCCCGCGGACTTCACGCCCGAGACCTTCCCCGTCTTCGTCACCGAATCCGACGACGGCGCGGAGTACTACGGCTTCCCGCGGTACGACCGCCCCGGGATGAAGGTCGGCGTCTATCGCCATCTGCACGAGGACGTCGACCCCGACGACGTGGCAGCCCCGACCCGCCGGGACGAGCAGGCACTCCGGGCGGTCCTGACCGAGCACTTCCCGGCCGCCGACGGGCCGACGATGGGGCTCTCGACGTGCATGTTCACGAACACGCCCGACATGGACTTCGTGGTCGACACGCTGCCGGACCGGCCCGATGTGGTCGTCGCCGCCGGTTTCTCGGGGCACGGCTTCAAGTTCTCGAGTGCCATCGGCGAGGCGCTGGCCGACCTCGCGCTCCACGGCGAGACCGACCTGCCCGTCGACGGTTTCGCGATCGACCGGCCCGCCCTCTGA
- a CDS encoding mechanosensitive ion channel family protein, producing MKRRLGYLVLAIAFVAFLGFSFVDAVWPALPGTPDTKLIPWVEKGLLSITIAGAAYGLYLLASLGLSRIVRDKRRRHDVRNVVRLSFIVAAAIAVAGVFTGQWVGVLFSLGIVGFAVTFALQQPLSSLLGWVYIMAVRPYQVGDRIRIDDARGDVIDVDFLVTTLWEVQGDLVSTHQPSGRVVTVPNSKVLSAQVFNYAIDDFPFVWNELEVQVSYETDLDFVKETMREVTDEYLGDEMAARTQRYRRKLDDTPVELEVSDRPTVNVRMEQTWVVLRVRYLVHPKRMQSTRNELYDEIVQRFQAEPEKVGYPVGRFR from the coding sequence GTGAAACGTCGTCTCGGGTACCTCGTCCTCGCCATCGCCTTCGTCGCCTTCCTCGGCTTCAGTTTCGTCGACGCCGTCTGGCCGGCGCTGCCGGGGACGCCGGACACGAAACTCATCCCGTGGGTGGAGAAGGGACTGCTCTCGATCACCATCGCCGGGGCGGCCTACGGCCTCTACCTGCTCGCGAGCCTCGGCCTCTCGCGCATCGTCCGCGACAAGCGCCGCCGCCACGACGTGCGAAACGTCGTCCGACTCTCGTTCATCGTCGCGGCCGCCATCGCCGTCGCCGGCGTCTTCACCGGCCAGTGGGTCGGCGTGCTGTTCTCGCTCGGTATCGTCGGCTTCGCGGTCACCTTCGCGCTCCAGCAGCCCCTCTCCTCGCTGCTGGGCTGGGTGTACATCATGGCGGTGCGGCCGTACCAGGTCGGCGACCGCATCCGCATCGACGACGCCCGGGGCGACGTCATCGACGTGGACTTCCTCGTCACGACGCTGTGGGAGGTCCAGGGTGACCTCGTGAGCACCCACCAGCCCTCCGGCCGGGTGGTCACCGTGCCGAACAGCAAGGTGCTCTCCGCACAGGTGTTCAACTACGCCATCGACGACTTCCCGTTCGTCTGGAACGAACTGGAGGTGCAGGTCTCCTACGAGACCGACCTCGACTTCGTGAAGGAGACGATGCGCGAGGTCACCGACGAGTACCTCGGCGACGAGATGGCCGCCCGGACCCAGCGCTACCGGCGCAAACTCGACGACACGCCGGTCGAACTGGAGGTCAGCGACCGCCCGACGGTGAACGTCCGGATGGAGCAGACGTGGGTCGTGCTCCGCGTGCGCTACCTCGTCCACCCCAAGCGGATGCAGTCGACCCGGAACGAACTCTACGACGAGATCGTCCAGCGCTTCCAGGCCGAACCCGAGAAGGTCGGCTATCCCGTCGGGCGGTTCCGGTAG
- a CDS encoding dCTP deaminase — protein sequence MSQDIVERVDGLVHPETQVRDHGIDLTVGAIHEVVGPGRIDFGENELEEAEFEPHELTTRNPDDDYQWWDLDAGQYVVQYNEFMVDEGEARLLLQPRNKLMARGASHPTVTIGDHLPLMPLSVGGAGLKVKENARISTLVPVHAGPGALGDEPLDDETTVVEE from the coding sequence ATGTCCCAGGACATCGTCGAACGTGTAGACGGACTGGTCCACCCGGAGACGCAGGTTCGCGACCACGGCATCGACCTGACCGTGGGCGCCATCCACGAGGTCGTCGGGCCGGGGCGCATCGACTTCGGCGAGAACGAACTCGAGGAGGCCGAGTTCGAGCCCCACGAGCTGACGACCCGGAACCCCGACGACGACTACCAGTGGTGGGACCTCGACGCGGGGCAGTACGTCGTCCAGTACAACGAGTTCATGGTCGACGAGGGCGAGGCTCGCCTGCTCCTCCAGCCCCGGAACAAGCTCATGGCCCGGGGGGCCTCGCACCCGACGGTGACCATCGGCGACCACCTGCCCCTGATGCCCCTGTCGGTCGGCGGTGCCGGCCTGAAGGTCAAGGAGAACGCCCGCATCTCGACGCTCGTCCCGGTCCACGCCGGCCCCGGCGCGCTCGGCGACGAACCGCTCGACGACGAGACGACCGTCGTCGAGGAGTAA
- a CDS encoding DJ-1/PfpI family protein → MSAKKILLLAGDFVEDYEIMVPFQALQAVGHEVHAVCPEKTAEDSVKTAVHDFRGDQTYLETRGHDFALNATFADIDPADYDALVVPGGRAPEYLRNYEEVISAVQHFFEAEKPVACICHGAQILAAADVIEGYGCTAYPALKYDVEAAGGEWHDGVTTDGNLVTAQAWPDHPEWLSQFLDVLGTEVTHREPVTADD, encoded by the coding sequence ATGAGTGCAAAGAAAATCCTGCTGCTGGCCGGTGACTTCGTCGAGGACTACGAGATAATGGTGCCCTTCCAGGCGCTCCAGGCGGTGGGCCACGAGGTCCACGCGGTCTGTCCCGAGAAGACAGCCGAGGACTCGGTGAAGACCGCCGTCCACGACTTCCGGGGGGACCAGACCTACCTCGAGACTCGCGGGCACGACTTCGCGCTGAACGCGACGTTCGCCGACATCGACCCCGCCGACTACGACGCGCTGGTCGTACCCGGCGGGCGCGCGCCGGAGTACCTCCGGAACTACGAGGAGGTCATCTCGGCGGTCCAGCACTTCTTCGAGGCCGAGAAGCCGGTCGCCTGCATCTGTCACGGCGCACAGATCCTCGCGGCCGCCGACGTCATCGAGGGCTACGGCTGCACCGCCTACCCCGCCCTGAAGTACGACGTCGAGGCGGCCGGCGGCGAGTGGCACGACGGCGTCACGACCGACGGGAACCTCGTGACGGCGCAGGCCTGGCCGGACCACCCCGAGTGGCTCTCGCAGTTCCTCGACGTGCTCGGCACCGAGGTAACGCACCGGGAACCCGTCACCGCGGACGACTGA
- a CDS encoding RimK family alpha-L-glutamate ligase: METGSRAPAVGVLSLHSSKETKAICNALVALGADAEWLREENTAIRIRDGEVDLDPPVDVVVNRLLLSKADAPLEELCLANRLAHLRPTLNHPEDVMTALDKYATAIVLAQHGIPVPDALLALDYDEFNESLQAFGEKAVYKTAIGTNGAGTWLVETDEQKTPTVGMKQAFLQEYVETTGERHRDMRVYVVGDEVVGAMFRYAPPGDWRTNVALGGEVEDAGDALTDEVARIALDATRVLDLDYAGVDLVEGPDGWCILEVNPTAGFRGLYEATGRSPAPYIAKLAIEAAGGTVDDERVAELAATLDDSIPACAPLAVTDGAEPATVGYIEEVTVIGTSGAETIYAKSDTGAGRTSIDTRLAAAIGAGPVRNSIRIKSGSLKAGRVRPMVDVVVDLGGERHTVQASVEDRSHMEHPVLLGRDVLQYYHVDINSRADGSA; this comes from the coding sequence ATGGAGACAGGGTCCCGGGCTCCCGCTGTCGGTGTTCTCAGCCTTCACAGCAGCAAGGAGACCAAAGCCATCTGCAACGCCCTCGTCGCCCTCGGCGCCGACGCCGAGTGGCTTCGCGAGGAGAACACGGCCATCCGGATACGAGACGGCGAGGTCGACCTCGACCCGCCGGTCGACGTGGTGGTGAACCGACTGTTGCTCTCGAAGGCGGACGCACCACTCGAGGAGCTGTGCCTGGCGAACCGGCTCGCGCACCTGCGGCCGACGCTCAACCACCCGGAGGACGTCATGACGGCGCTCGACAAGTACGCGACCGCCATCGTCCTCGCCCAACACGGCATCCCGGTGCCGGACGCGCTGCTGGCGCTCGATTACGACGAGTTCAACGAGTCGCTCCAGGCCTTCGGCGAGAAGGCCGTCTACAAGACCGCCATCGGGACGAACGGGGCCGGCACCTGGCTCGTCGAGACCGACGAGCAGAAGACCCCGACGGTCGGCATGAAGCAGGCGTTCCTCCAGGAGTACGTCGAGACCACGGGCGAGCGCCACCGCGACATGCGGGTGTACGTCGTCGGCGACGAGGTCGTCGGGGCGATGTTCCGGTACGCGCCGCCGGGCGACTGGCGGACCAACGTCGCTCTCGGCGGCGAGGTCGAGGACGCCGGCGACGCCCTCACCGACGAGGTCGCCCGCATCGCGCTCGACGCGACCCGGGTGCTCGACCTCGACTACGCCGGCGTCGACCTGGTCGAGGGGCCGGACGGCTGGTGCATCCTCGAGGTCAACCCGACCGCCGGGTTCAGGGGGCTCTACGAGGCGACGGGGCGCTCGCCGGCGCCCTACATCGCGAAACTGGCCATCGAGGCGGCCGGCGGGACGGTCGACGACGAGCGCGTCGCCGAACTCGCCGCGACGCTCGACGATTCCATCCCCGCCTGCGCGCCGCTGGCGGTCACGGATGGGGCGGAACCCGCCACCGTCGGCTACATCGAGGAGGTGACCGTCATCGGGACGAGCGGGGCCGAGACCATCTACGCGAAGTCCGACACCGGTGCGGGCCGGACCAGCATCGACACCCGACTCGCGGCCGCCATCGGGGCCGGGCCGGTCCGGAACAGCATCCGAATCAAGTCCGGGAGCCTGAAGGCCGGTCGCGTCCGCCCCATGGTCGACGTGGTGGTCGACCTCGGCGGCGAGCGCCACACGGTCCAGGCCAGCGTCGAGGACCGCAGCCACATGGAACACCCCGTCCTGCTGGGGCGAGACGTGCTCCAGTACTATCACGTGGACATCAACTCCCGCGCCGACGGGAGCGCCTGA
- a CDS encoding Hsp20/alpha crystallin family protein produces the protein MDTGGRDDMDPFFEEFERLFSDALGGRFDSSGWLSDRILWSVYQEENVIFVVADVPGGVDREDIAIRCTGRTASLRVSHPYAGEWSVSLPTTVETSPVSTRYSNGVLELVFEKAPTVTVE, from the coding sequence ATGGATACCGGCGGGAGGGACGACATGGATCCCTTCTTCGAGGAGTTCGAGAGGTTGTTCAGCGACGCTCTGGGGGGTCGCTTCGATAGCAGCGGCTGGCTCTCCGACAGGATTCTCTGGAGCGTATACCAGGAAGAGAACGTGATCTTCGTCGTGGCGGACGTGCCCGGCGGGGTCGACCGGGAGGACATCGCCATCCGATGTACGGGTCGGACCGCGTCGCTACGGGTGAGTCACCCGTACGCCGGCGAGTGGTCGGTCTCGTTGCCGACCACCGTCGAGACGAGTCCGGTCAGCACCCGCTACAGCAACGGCGTGCTGGAACTCGTCTTCGAGAAGGCACCGACCGTCACGGTCGAGTAG
- a CDS encoding BtpA/SgcQ family protein: MHCESLFGTAKPVVGMVHLPPLPGAPRFDGDREAIRETMLADARALEAGGVDAIMVENFGDAPFYPDDVPKHVVAQMAALCQELVDAVDVPVGVNVLRNDADAALSIAAAVDADFVRVNVHVGATVTDQGLLQGQAHETLRLRDRLDADVAVLVDVGVKHATSLGDRPLKEELADACERGLADGIIVSGSGTGDPTSHTVLEDARTLLDEEFPEVPLFVGSGVTQSSVAQTLDLADGVIVGTALKDGGETTNPVAEERVAALVAAADPVR, from the coding sequence ATGCACTGCGAGTCCCTCTTCGGTACCGCGAAGCCGGTCGTCGGTATGGTCCACCTGCCGCCCCTGCCGGGCGCGCCCCGGTTCGACGGCGACCGCGAGGCCATCCGCGAAACCATGCTCGCCGACGCCCGCGCCCTCGAAGCCGGCGGCGTCGACGCCATCATGGTCGAGAACTTCGGCGACGCCCCGTTCTACCCCGACGACGTGCCAAAGCACGTGGTCGCCCAGATGGCCGCCCTCTGCCAGGAACTGGTCGACGCGGTCGACGTGCCGGTCGGCGTGAACGTCTTGCGGAACGACGCCGACGCCGCCCTCTCCATCGCGGCCGCGGTCGACGCCGACTTCGTCCGTGTCAACGTCCACGTCGGTGCGACCGTCACCGACCAGGGGCTCCTGCAGGGGCAGGCCCACGAGACCCTGCGGCTGCGCGACCGGCTCGACGCCGACGTGGCCGTCCTCGTCGACGTGGGCGTCAAGCACGCCACCTCGCTGGGCGACCGACCCCTCAAGGAGGAACTGGCCGACGCCTGCGAGCGCGGCCTCGCCGACGGCATCATCGTCTCGGGGAGCGGGACGGGCGACCCGACCTCCCACACCGTGCTGGAGGACGCGAGGACGTTGCTCGACGAGGAGTTCCCCGAGGTCCCCCTGTTCGTCGGCAGCGGCGTCACCCAGTCGAGCGTCGCCCAGACCCTCGACCTGGCCGACGGCGTCATCGTCGGGACCGCGCTCAAGGACGGCGGCGAGACCACGAACCCGGTCGCCGAGGAGCGAGTCGCGGCGCTCGTGGCGGCGGCCGACCCGGTGCGGTAG
- a CDS encoding NADH:flavin oxidoreductase/NADH oxidase — MSDLFSSLSIRQTTVPNRVMVSPMCQYSCEFDGLATDWHEQHLGSRAVGGAGIVMTEATAVTPEGRISPRDLGIWSQEHADALAPITQFMRSQGSVPAIQLAHAGHKGTKTPPWEGSEPVQPGEGGWVAPSPSAEAYPYDDDKQVETMSTGAVEQLVDDFARAAELALDAGFEIAEVHAAHGYLLHEFLSPVTNRREDRYGGDFEDRTRVVREVTEAVRQVWPDEKPVFVRVSATDWLPDRESWDVDQTARLAGDLTELGADLVDVSAGGLHPDQQLPDTGPNYQVPFAERVGAETDALVGAVGGITNGQQADALIRNGRADLAIVGRQHLRDPYFTLHAAEELGREDAVEWPVQYRRAV; from the coding sequence ATGAGCGACCTCTTCAGTTCCCTCTCGATACGCCAGACGACGGTCCCGAACCGCGTGATGGTCTCCCCGATGTGCCAGTACTCCTGCGAGTTCGACGGGCTGGCGACGGACTGGCACGAGCAACACCTGGGCAGCCGGGCCGTCGGCGGTGCCGGCATCGTGATGACCGAGGCGACCGCGGTCACCCCGGAAGGACGCATCTCGCCGCGCGACCTCGGCATCTGGAGCCAGGAGCACGCCGACGCCCTCGCGCCCATCACCCAGTTCATGCGCAGCCAGGGCTCGGTTCCGGCCATCCAGCTCGCCCACGCCGGCCACAAGGGGACGAAGACCCCGCCCTGGGAGGGCTCGGAGCCGGTCCAGCCCGGCGAGGGCGGCTGGGTCGCGCCCTCGCCCTCGGCCGAGGCGTACCCCTACGACGACGACAAGCAGGTCGAGACGATGTCGACCGGGGCGGTCGAGCAACTGGTCGACGACTTCGCGCGGGCCGCCGAACTCGCGCTCGACGCGGGCTTCGAGATCGCCGAGGTCCACGCCGCCCACGGTTACCTGCTCCACGAGTTCCTCTCACCGGTGACGAACCGGCGCGAGGACCGCTACGGCGGCGACTTCGAGGACCGGACCAGGGTCGTCCGCGAGGTCACCGAGGCGGTCAGGCAGGTGTGGCCCGACGAGAAGCCCGTCTTCGTGCGTGTCTCCGCCACGGACTGGCTCCCCGACCGCGAGTCTTGGGACGTCGACCAGACGGCCCGGCTCGCCGGCGACCTCACCGAGCTGGGCGCGGACCTCGTCGACGTGTCCGCGGGCGGGCTCCACCCCGACCAGCAGCTCCCCGACACCGGCCCGAACTACCAGGTCCCCTTCGCGGAGCGCGTCGGGGCAGAGACCGACGCCCTCGTCGGCGCGGTCGGTGGCATCACGAACGGCCAGCAGGCCGACGCCCTCATCCGGAACGGCCGGGCCGACCTCGCCATTGTCGGCCGCCAGCACCTTCGGGACCCCTACTTCACGCTGCACGCCGCCGAGGAACTGGGACGCGAGGACGCGGTCGAGTGGCCCGTGCAGTACCGGCGGGCGGTGTAG